One genomic region from Anabaena sp. PCC 7108 encodes:
- a CDS encoding DUF3488 and DUF4129 domain-containing transglutaminase family protein, with protein sequence MNRFWRLPVGDYWRQTRHRSSLTEVEDSIPLRVLVLALVILGTVATDIASETTFSLWAVPLSIVGAIWSHYRRRNANIPIKFCIAIGMLVALGAFFGRFIGEWNDTRLSLAQLLIQLQVLHSYDTPRRKDLGYSIVIGLILLGVAATLSQTMAFAPVLLLFLGVALPTLVLDYRSRLGLKPLKKAKISQKNTTSFSFKFLVVNFLIILGLGLGIFAVLPRVPGYQLRSFPVSAPIELKGSFTGRNINNPGYVRQGNAQGNGSGTGEGRTGEAGKIDNNFYYGFNSQMNQNLRGEMKPKVVIRVRSQAEGFWRVLAFDRYTGKGWEISRNDQVRTLKQSPWSYKISLDLPIITTPTKEVVQTYNVVSDLPNLIPTLSYPQEIYFPGPVIAVDTEGGLRSPVQLSEGMTYTIVSQVPSRDRTLLGTAPTKYPPDIKNYYLQIPPEIAEKVRQKTEAILADYNHERVSRTEDTRKLDSVYEKALYLAQYLKQKYSIPENPFGLPYLGTKDDLVESFLFKNQGGYPDHFSTVLTVMLRSIGIPARLVAGFAPGEFNPFTGMYVVRNTDAYAMTEVYFPKYGWFSFDPIPNHPLIPPSIEEDQTFSVLRQFWNWVAGWLPSPVTGLLNNVFGTIFSWFFRAIAWFLALFSQGWLGVFTALIVATTTAFFGWLGWVEWQKWINRRWLKKLPPMESLYQQMLQWTTQKGLGKHPAQTPLEYAQVSYQQHPQATAEIIDEICQAYVSWRYGGNSPNWKQLQQRWQTVKKTAKTRQKQKS encoded by the coding sequence ATGAATCGGTTTTGGCGCTTACCTGTAGGTGATTACTGGCGACAAACTAGACATAGGTCGTCTTTAACAGAAGTGGAAGATTCAATCCCCTTAAGGGTGCTAGTGCTAGCGCTGGTAATTTTAGGGACGGTGGCGACGGATATTGCATCGGAGACTACCTTTAGTCTTTGGGCAGTGCCTCTAAGTATTGTGGGTGCTATTTGGAGTCACTACCGTCGCCGAAACGCTAATATTCCTATCAAGTTCTGTATTGCTATAGGAATGTTGGTGGCACTAGGTGCTTTTTTTGGGCGTTTTATCGGTGAGTGGAATGATACAAGGCTGAGTTTGGCACAATTATTAATTCAACTTCAGGTGCTGCACAGCTACGATACGCCTCGGCGGAAAGACTTGGGTTATTCGATTGTGATCGGCTTAATATTATTAGGTGTAGCTGCAACATTAAGTCAAACCATGGCGTTTGCACCTGTGTTGCTGTTATTTTTAGGTGTGGCTTTGCCAACTTTAGTCCTAGACTATCGCTCACGCTTGGGCTTAAAGCCGTTAAAAAAAGCAAAAATTTCCCAAAAAAATACTACAAGCTTCAGTTTTAAATTTTTAGTTGTAAATTTTTTGATAATTTTAGGGCTGGGACTGGGAATTTTTGCAGTTTTACCAAGAGTTCCTGGCTATCAACTACGTTCATTTCCTGTAAGTGCGCCAATTGAATTAAAAGGCTCGTTTACAGGTCGCAATATCAATAATCCCGGTTATGTTCGCCAAGGTAATGCTCAAGGTAATGGTAGCGGCACGGGAGAAGGAAGGACTGGTGAAGCTGGAAAGATAGATAATAATTTTTATTACGGTTTTAATAGCCAGATGAACCAAAACCTGCGGGGAGAAATGAAACCCAAGGTGGTGATCCGGGTTAGATCCCAAGCAGAAGGTTTTTGGCGAGTTCTGGCTTTTGATCGCTACACAGGTAAGGGATGGGAAATTTCTCGTAATGATCAAGTTAGGACTCTTAAGCAATCGCCTTGGTCGTACAAAATTTCCCTTGATCTGCCAATCATCACAACTCCAACCAAAGAAGTCGTACAAACTTATAACGTGGTATCAGATTTACCTAACCTGATTCCCACTCTCTCTTATCCCCAAGAAATCTATTTTCCCGGACCTGTGATCGCAGTTGATACCGAAGGGGGTTTGCGATCGCCTGTGCAATTATCAGAAGGGATGACATACACAATAGTTTCGCAAGTCCCCTCCCGCGATCGCACTTTGTTAGGTACAGCCCCGACCAAATATCCCCCCGATATCAAGAATTATTACCTGCAAATCCCCCCAGAAATTGCTGAAAAAGTCAGGCAAAAAACCGAAGCTATTCTGGCTGATTATAATCATGAACGGGTTTCTCGAACTGAAGACACTAGAAAACTAGATTCAGTTTACGAAAAAGCACTTTACCTAGCTCAATATCTCAAGCAAAAGTACTCTATCCCAGAAAATCCCTTCGGATTACCTTATTTAGGCACAAAAGATGACTTGGTAGAATCCTTTTTGTTCAAAAATCAAGGAGGCTATCCAGACCACTTTTCGACTGTACTGACTGTGATGTTGCGTTCCATAGGCATTCCCGCACGGTTAGTAGCAGGATTTGCTCCAGGAGAGTTTAATCCATTTACAGGAATGTATGTTGTCCGTAACACTGATGCTTATGCGATGACAGAAGTTTATTTTCCTAAATATGGCTGGTTCAGTTTTGATCCAATTCCTAATCATCCTTTAATTCCTCCTTCAATTGAGGAAGATCAGACTTTTAGTGTTTTACGTCAGTTTTGGAATTGGGTGGCTGGCTGGCTACCTTCACCTGTCACAGGGTTGCTGAATAATGTATTTGGGACAATATTTAGCTGGTTCTTTAGAGCGATCGCTTGGTTTTTAGCTTTATTTTCTCAAGGTTGGTTAGGGGTATTCACTGCCTTAATTGTAGCTACAACCACCGCTTTCTTTGGTTGGCTGGGTTGGGTAGAATGGCAAAAATGGATTAACCGTAGGTGGTTGAAAAAGTTACCACCAATGGAAAGCCTGTATCAACAAATGCTACAATGGACAACACAAAAGGGTTTGGGTAAACATCCAGCCCAGACACCTCTGGAATACGCTCAAGTGTCATATCAACAACATCCTCAGGCCACTGCTGAGATCATAGATGAAATTTGCCAAGCTTATGTAAGTTGGCGTTATGGAGGTAACAGTCCTAACTGGAAACAATTACAACAAAGATGGCAAACAGTCAAAAAAACAGCTAAAACTCGACAAAAGCAAAAATCATAG